In Strongyloides ratti genome assembly S_ratti_ED321, scaffold srae_scaffold0000008, a single window of DNA contains:
- a CDS encoding Reverse transcriptase domain-containing protein yields MVKRRRIQSNESSQDEEGDIPQLISSKDTANEGVDRGLNEAGEITPRRRKSKKGTVSTWGDVEKSRLEICLKHISCRLRRFSRGCKTLVSWTLISEEECKLIADAVKDKKVTATTFKECINTYLQNEREGYIANLRELSPKASRRDKVEVQRRIEADYPTNTRDLLDEIHKECPTETATCRDVVTTRKNVERPRSGPMTTTKPRHTPENNPDSNRLKQVNFKRRRDSPKNGRTLVNSQKRSGFQEESPRQPPAKKGKCKINPTSSTLRTDDIKEQPITSVNGTQHISNRQTVVLVETLGTAELTSQSDVEVEHPSSADATPKKRVYKSRKHVQESTLSSQDKVNLRQKIREGTPYGQEIPTNEKPKRKRALEGLSCPERFKHFLDQPNLPTCKRWNVNRKIPIDEINHLGFNILRKYIDTLKSPDCTQQQYEIVNVAWPKVALAMMHTAKSYGHTTPNGFDITQSKITKRKKRMIRLQKRLTGAWKHRLNPSGKDKALLAKMRVEAKGKHMNVKGLLDRVKEEIILLENKEKREADKAEGRRIRSIYDKSGSMKTVLQAGMAKKVPVKEEEAVKFFKELLAHKETPPQLAIDEWVKPWTGRPITHDIDHIEEFLRFKLKYSRPFKTPGPNKVHPAAFKRFDSLASLLLEKVKGLLSGKFMLTDQDMTAQAFLLPKTVPPSSDPNDYRAINCINADMKYVNAVTYEFIYKNCFQYIATNQCAAFKGIPGTLHATMVNYSILKQNPKATSVLYVDMKKAFDSVSHSAMRKAVGALNLPASITKYIQGMLGSGGFTISNVDKTKSMKDKRVNVKRGIMQGCALAPCLFVIGMDIISYQLNKESMLPIGKNINSLPTDYMVQLNHKFQNESSIGHEEGETVADTPDSKHLTKRSETAMTNHISFVDDVKIFAKDNATIKRLKGIFESVALQLGLHVNAKKCGVLYNNKSDNVMLEDISELTDCYKYLGIPELGRSICVETLEKSLEKKILGSVCQVFKTKLNIGQKIKWFNSSIAPAIGYAVAHALPAVKQGILPSLCKRLDKLVIKILAGNITDSEQIEVRQQTTSIARLYCTPEKGGLGLRSLESVAYEAIVRHMANLWINPINEVIKGLSIQHELKGGKSTPIRQFTTLMKKFNIEHSLGKSGITIEGVYHDDVNEFTKIISGKIKDILNQRYYDKWIKKIEFAKAYDSLNLKMPWLKKAAISDLQANLITASQQQSLPGLNWHINKRNNIIKKCPLCQKELTTSHILSGCESNHARIKYITRHDAILASVTNSILKAIGTKYMPLCELRNLKECNMIGKDWSIGFDLPQLMEVGQAREQYEQVFEPLDDRRRSVKKIAHNRPDLVLVNHKLKKVILLEVAVVGNPWLLQQQVEIKRVRYMVNSQEVIGPDNYQIVNRAYNMNDHFKKKYGKDYQISFIPFIMGAYGEISPGFMEDLMKPLEVLMRKQHIKAMTENASRTAVVNTAYTVRYWLSMLQG; encoded by the coding sequence ATGGTGAAACGCAGAAGAATTCAAAGTAATGAGAGTAGTCAAGATGAGGAAGGGGACATCCCCCAACTCATCAGCAGTAAAGACACCGCCAACGAGGGTGTGGATAGAGGCCTAAATGAGGCTGGTGAAATCACACCTAGACGCAGAAAATCCAAAAAAGGAACTGTGTCGACATGGGGAGACGTCGAAAAATCTCGCCTTGAAATTTGCTTAAAGCATATTTCTTGCAGGCTAAGAAGATTTAGTAGAGGTTGCAAGACCCTCGTTAGTTGGACCCTCATAAGTGAGGAAGAGTGTAAGCTAATAGCCGATGCTGTTAAAGACAAAAAAGTCACAGCGACAACTTTCAAGGAATGTATAAATACATACCTACAAAATGAAAGAGAAGGCTATATTGCAAATCTCAGGGAACTCTCACCCAAAGCGAGCAGACGCGATAAAGTGGAAGTGCAGAGGAGGATAGAAGCAGACTATCCGACCAATACCAGAGATTTGCTGGACGAAATTCACAAAGAATGTCCAACCGAAACCGCTACATGTAGAGATGTAGTAACCACACGTAAAAATGTGGAAAGACCTAGAAGTGGACCTATGACAACCACGAAACCTAGGCACACACCTGAAAATAACCCTGATTCGAATAGATTAAAACAGGTTAATTTCAAAAGACGAAGGGATAGTCCCAAAAATGGGAGAACCCTTGTCAATTCACAAAAAAGGTCTGGCTTTCAAGAAGAAAGTCCTAGGCAACCACCTGCCAAAAAAGGCAAGTGTAAAATAAACCCAACATCATCAACGTTGCGAACTGATGATATAAAGGAACAGCCGATAACAAGTGTTAACGGTACGCAACATATATCCAACCGACAAACAGTCGTACTAGTGGAAACACTAGGAACAGCAGAACTGACATCACAGAGTGATGTAGAAGTCGAACATCCTAGTAGCGCAGATGCTACACCTAAGAAAAGGGTATATAAGTCTAGGAAACATGTTCAGGAAAGTACCTTATCTTCACAAGACAAAGTAAACCTACGTCAGAAGATAAGGGAAGGTACTCCATATGGTCAGGAGATACCAACAAATGAAAAACCAAAGAGAAAAAGAGCTCTTGAAGGTTTATCATGTCCTGAACGCTTTAAGCATTTCCTAGACCAACCCAATTTGCCAACGTGCAAGAGATGGAACGTCAATAGGAAAATACCTATAGACGAAATAAACCATCTCGGCTTCAATATATTGAGGAAATATATTGATACACTAAAATCTCCAGATTGCACACAGCAGCAATACGAGATAGTGAACGTTGCGTGGCCCAAAGTGGCATTAGCAATGATGCACACGGCAAAGTCGTACGGACATACGACACCTAATGGCTTTGATATAACGCAGTCAAAGATAACCAAAAGGAAAAAAAGGATGATAAGACTTCAGAAACGACTAACCGGTGCTTGGAAACATAGACTCAATCCAAGTGGCAAAGATAAAGCGTTGCTAGCTAAAATGAGAGTCGAAGCAAAGGGAAAGCACATGAACGTGAAGGGTCTCTTAGATAGAGTAAAGGAAGAAATAATTCTCCTTGAAAATAAAGAGAAAAGGGAAGCGGACAAAGCAGAAGGTCGTAGAATACGCAGTATTTACGACAAGTCAGGCTCCATGAAAACTGTACTGCAAGCTGGAATGGCCAAAAAGGTTCCGGTCAAAGAGGAGGAGGCAGTTAAGTTCTTTAAGGAATTACTAGCCCATAAAGAAACACCTCCACAGCTTGCTATCGATGAGTGGGTTAAGCCTTGGACAGGAAGGCCAATAACACACGACATTGACCATATAGAAGAGTTTTTAAGGTTCAAACTCAAGTACAGCCGACCGTTCAAAACGCCCGGACCAAACAAAGTCCACCCCGCAGCTTTCAAACGATTTGATTCTCTAGCTAGCTTACTATTGGAAAAGGTAAAAGGTTTGTTATCAGGCAAATTTATGCTAACTGATCAGGACATGACAGCCCAAGCATTTCTTTTACCTAAGACAGTTCCGCCGAGTAGCGACCCAAACGACTACAGAGCGATAAACTGCATTAATGCAGATATGAAATACGTAAATGCTGTAACGTATGAattcatatataaaaactgTTTCCAATATATAGCCACAAATCAGTGTGCAGCGTTCAAGGGAATACCTGGAACACTACACGCCACGATGGTAAATTACTCCATCTTGAAACAGAACCCAAAAGCTACCAGCGTATTGTATGTAGATATGAAAAAAGCTTTCGACTCAGTATCCCACTCAGCCATGAGGAAAGCTGTGGGAGCATTGAATCTACCAGCTAGTATCACAAAATACATCCAAGGTATGCTAGGGTCAGGAGGTTTCACCATATCCAATGTGGATAAGACAAAAAGCATGAAAGACAAGAGGGTAAACGTAAAGAGGGGAATCATGCAAGGTTGTGCATTAGCACCCTGTCTATTCGTCATTGGTATGGATATAATTAGCTATCAGCTAAATAAAGAGTCTATGTTACCAATAGGTAAGAACATCAATAGCTTACCAACTGATTACATGGTCCAACTCAACCATAAGTTCCAAAATGAGTCAAGTATAGGACATGAGGAAGGAGAAACGGTTGCTGATACTCCTGACTCTAAACACTTAACAAAGAGGTCAGAAACAGCTATGACCAACCACATATCTTTCGTTGATGACGTGAAGATCTTTGCTAAGGATAATGCAACAATCAAAAGACTCAAAGGCATTTTTGAATCGGTTGCCCTTCAGCTAGGTCTTCACGTAAACGCAAAGAAATGTGGAGTCCTATACAACAATAAGTCAGATAACGTAATGTTAGAAGACATTAGTGAATTGACAGACTGCTACAAATACTTAGGTATACCTGAGTTAGGTAGAAGCATATGTGTAGAAACGCTAGAAAAGAGTTTGGAAAAGAAAATACTAGGCAGCGTATGCCAAGTGTTTAAAACCAAATTAAATATAGgccaaaaaataaaatggttTAACTCTTCAATAGCACCTGCAATCGGGTATGCAGTAGCACATGCACTACCGGCGGTCAAGCAAGGAATACTACCTAGCTTGTGTAAAAGACTAGACAAGCTAGTGATAAAGATCCTTGCAGGTAATATAACTGACAGTGAACAAATAGAAGTAAGGCAACAGACAACTTCTATCGCAAGACTGTATTGCACACCAGAGAAAGGTGGTCTAGGCTTAAGATCACTAGAAAGCGTAGCTTATGAAGCCATAGTAAGACACATGGCGAACCTCTGGATTAATCCTATAAACGAAGTGATTAAAGGATTAAGCATACAGCATGAACTTAAAGGAGGAAAGTCCACTCCAATAAGGCAGTTCACAACACTAATGAAAAAGTTCAATATTGAACATTCATTAGGAAAGTCAGGAATTACCATAGAAGGTGTGTATCATGATGATGTAAATGAGTTCACAAAAATCATAAGTGGTAAGATAAAAGACATTCTTAACCAGAGATACTATGATAAGTGGATCAAAAAGATTGAATTCGCTAAGGCATACGATAGCCTTAATCTAAAGATGCCATGGCTTAAAAAAGCCGCGATATCGGACTTACAAGCGAATCTCATTACAGCATCACAACAACAGTCTTTACCAGGATTGAATTGGCACATAAATAAAAGgaataacattattaaaaaatgtccTTTATGCCAAAAAGAGCTCACAACCAGCCATATACTAAGCGGCTGTGAGAGTAATCATGCACGAATCAAGTATATAACCAGGCATGATGCAATATTAGCATCGGTTACAAATAGCATATTAAAGGCAATAGGTACAAAATATATGCCGTTATGCGAATTGAGAAACTTGAAAGAGTGCAACATGATTGGTAAAGACTGGTCAATCGGTTTCGATTTACCTCAACTTATGGAAGTCGGACAGGCTAGAGAACAATATGAACAAGTCTTCGAACCCTTAGATGATCGCAGAAGATCAGTTAAGAAGATAGCTCATAATAGACCTGACTTAGTCCTGGTTAACCATAAGTTGAAAAAGGTAATACTGCTAGAAGTAGCAGTAGTTGGCAACCCATGGCTTCTTCAACAGCAAGTTGAAATAAAGCGAGTAAGGTATATGGTGAACTCGCAAGAAGTGATCGGCCCTGATAATTATCAAATAGTAAATAGGGCATATAATATGAACGATCACTTCAAAAAGAAGTACGGTAAAGACTATCAAATTAGTTTTATACCTTTTATAATGGGCGCATATGGTGAAATAAGTCCAGGTTTTATGGAAGACCTCATGAAACCACTAGAAGTGTTGATGAGGAAGCAACACATCAAGGCCATGACAGAGAATGCAAGCAGAACTGCTGTCGTGAATACAGCTTACACAGTAAGGTATTGGTTAAGTATGTTACAAGGATAA